In the genome of Hymenobacter cellulosivorans, one region contains:
- a CDS encoding helix-turn-helix domain-containing protein — protein METTSTVHIQSIAQLHQLLELPKPTHPLVSLIQFEQFPPITIAQRTRLITDFYQITLKTECPCRIQYGQSLFDFEEGVMSCFGPKQVSFLDQDFVFATAGWHLCIHPDFLRTFPLGSKIKSYGYFDYAVNEALILSDEEQQAIEAIFHQLRKESLRPIDSFSQDVWIANIELLLTYCNRYYNRQFITRKAVSSELLAKFQQLLDGYFTTNQLPTAHELAERLHLSSKYLSDCLKQLTGSTTQQLIHERLIEQAKEQLLTTTLSVSEIAYALGFEYPQSFSKLFKAKTQQTPLQFRADYQ, from the coding sequence ATGGAAACGACCAGCACGGTACATATTCAGTCCATCGCGCAGTTGCATCAGCTCTTGGAGCTTCCCAAGCCTACGCACCCGCTGGTCAGTCTGATTCAGTTTGAGCAGTTTCCTCCCATTACCATTGCCCAGCGTACCCGGCTAATCACGGATTTCTACCAGATAACGCTGAAGACCGAATGCCCCTGCCGCATCCAGTACGGGCAAAGCCTGTTCGACTTCGAGGAGGGAGTCATGTCCTGCTTTGGGCCTAAGCAGGTGAGTTTTCTGGACCAGGATTTTGTCTTCGCCACCGCCGGCTGGCATCTCTGCATTCACCCGGATTTCTTGCGGACCTTTCCATTAGGCAGCAAGATCAAATCCTACGGCTACTTCGACTACGCCGTTAACGAGGCCCTGATTCTGTCCGACGAAGAGCAGCAGGCCATTGAAGCCATTTTTCACCAGCTGCGCAAGGAGTCGCTGCGGCCCATCGACTCGTTTAGCCAGGACGTCTGGATTGCCAACATTGAGTTGCTGCTAACTTATTGTAACCGATACTATAACCGGCAGTTTATCACCCGCAAAGCCGTGAGCAGCGAGTTGTTAGCTAAGTTCCAGCAGTTGCTCGATGGTTACTTTACAACCAACCAACTCCCGACCGCGCATGAGCTAGCGGAACGGTTGCATTTATCGTCCAAATACCTCAGTGACTGTTTAAAACAGCTCACTGGCAGTACAACCCAGCAGTTGATTCACGAACGACTCATTGAGCAGGCCAAAGAACAGCTCTTGACCACGACTCTTTCCGTTAGTGAAATTGCCTATGCCTTGGGCTTTGAGTATCCGCAGTCTTTTAGCAAGCTATTTAAAGCCAAAACCCAGCAAACCCCGTTGCAATTTCGGGCAGACTATCAGTAA
- a CDS encoding SDR family NAD(P)-dependent oxidoreductase, translating to MTYTLITGASGGIGLALARQLAAQKHNLVLVARNAEKLAQLSHQLQAQYGIQVGCIAADLARPDAAQHIYSETQQHQWNVNLLVNNAGVGSGGEFATLSLPAELELLQLNTASLVALTHLFLQPMRERRSGTIINIASMTAFMPVPYMATYAASKAFVRSFTEALTQECRPYGIDVLLFAPGLTRTNFNEAAGINNEKADGLNSDYTTAPAQTPEEVAKELVNALRAKKPFHVAGRRNRLGARLLACLPNAMIARYVARSYQKQLAQH from the coding sequence ATGACTTATACGCTGATAACCGGGGCCTCCGGGGGCATTGGCCTCGCCCTGGCCCGACAACTGGCCGCCCAGAAGCACAACCTCGTCTTAGTGGCCCGCAACGCGGAGAAGCTAGCTCAACTGAGCCACCAGCTCCAGGCCCAGTATGGCATCCAGGTCGGGTGCATCGCCGCCGATTTGGCCCGCCCGGATGCGGCCCAGCACATTTACAGCGAAACCCAACAGCACCAGTGGAACGTGAATCTGCTAGTGAACAATGCCGGCGTGGGCTCGGGGGGAGAATTTGCGACTCTGTCGTTGCCGGCCGAACTGGAGCTGCTGCAACTTAATACCGCTTCATTGGTCGCGCTGACTCATCTATTTTTGCAGCCTATGCGGGAACGCCGAAGCGGCACGATCATCAACATTGCGTCCATGACGGCCTTTATGCCAGTGCCCTACATGGCGACTTATGCCGCTAGCAAGGCGTTTGTGCGCTCGTTTACAGAGGCTCTCACCCAGGAATGTCGGCCGTACGGAATCGACGTGCTGCTATTTGCCCCGGGGCTGACCAGAACCAACTTTAATGAGGCCGCCGGAATCAACAATGAAAAAGCTGACGGGCTCAACTCCGACTATACCACCGCGCCGGCTCAAACGCCGGAAGAAGTAGCCAAGGAGCTGGTCAACGCGCTGCGGGCGAAAAAGCCGTTTCACGTTGCGGGCCGCCGCAACCGTCTGGGGGCTCGGCTGCTGGCCTGCCTGCCCAATGCTATGATTGCCCGGTATGTGGCCCGCTCCTACCAGAAACAACTCGCCCAACACTAG